The following are encoded together in the Mastacembelus armatus chromosome 6, fMasArm1.2, whole genome shotgun sequence genome:
- the LOC113133171 gene encoding sialic acid-binding Ig-like lectin 10 produces the protein MSFTSSVVVLLFFKACSCQPQCVKETPDDKEFLINVNQHITVESGNCITISYELTFPENKVTVPYKKIWFDEDSQKNVNVKIVNNVESEAKDTFRTTGLPQGEYKYHLRLEWGCNQTYIFPKSVRITVSAFSHKPIVHVPVMTEGRAVNLRCLAHPVCSGRAKIRWKQTKADGQTKNLKDFFLNDFFTRNGDILRFSPTTDDHNTNITCVAEYIYGVVETTVNITVKFQPKIVSDTNCMVKGKLLVCVCASRGNPLPPVTWPLASFTDFSVSSSSNMQTVNSTITMPAANYHNTTIKCISSNELGQAEIEIPLQNYTQNLMVNRSWDWREKFYAAHPWLTAVSFSLNLLLLSLTIWTYKWHKRTQKKPCEEVNTYASLQKSEVEQEYNVLSTKCR, from the exons ATGTCTTTTACATCCTCAGTAGTTGTGCTCCTCTTTTTTAAGGCATGCAGCTGCCAGCCTCAGTGTGTCAAAG AAACTCCTGATGACAAAgagtttttaataaatgtgaatCAACACATAACAGTGGAGTCTGGCAACTGTATCACGATCTCGTATGAATTGACCTTTCCGGAAAACAAAGTGACAGTCCCATATAAAAAAATCTGGTTTGATGAAGattcacagaaaaatgtaaatgtaaaaattgtgAACAATGTGGAATCTGAAGCAAAAGACACTTTCAGAACAACTGGCCTCCCACAAGGAGAATATAAATATCACCTCAGACTGGAATGGGGATGCAACCAGACTTATATTTTTCCAAAGAGCGTTCGGATCACAGTTTCTG CATTCAGCCACAAACCAATTGTTCACGTCCCTGTCATGACAGAGGGAAGAGCTGTCAATCTGAGATGTTTAGCTCATCCTGTTTGCTCTGGCAGAGCAAAAATCCGATGGAAACAGACAAAGGCTGATGGACAGACTAAGAacttaaaagatttttttttaaatgatttttttacaCGTAATGGAGATATATTACGTTTTTCTCCTACAACAGATGACCATAACACCAACATCACATGTGTGGCAGAATATATTTATGGTGTTGTTGAAACAACTGTCAACATAACAGTCAAAT ttcAACCTAAAATTGTAAGTGATACCAATTGCATGGTCAAAGGAAAACTGctggtctgtgtttgtgccagTCGAGGGAACCCCTTGCCACCAGTCACCTGGCCTTTGGCATCTTTCACAGACTTCTCAGTCAGCAGCTCTAGCAACATGCAAACAGTGAACAGTACCATCACCATGCCTGCTGCCAATTACCACAACACCACTATAAAATGCATCAGTAGCAATGAACTGGGACAGGCTGAGATTGAAATTCCACTTCAAAACTACACACAGAACTTAATGGTGAACC GTTCGTGGGACTGGAGGGAGAAGTTTTATGCCGCACATCCCTGGTTAACAGCTGTGTCTTTCAGTCTGAACCTGCTCCTCCTCAGCCTAACCATCTGGACTTACAAATG GCACAAACGTACACAGAAGAAACCTTGTGAAGAGGTGAACACCTATGCTTCCCTGCAAAAGTCAGAGGTTGAACAAGAATATAATGTTCTATCTACAAAGTGCAGATAA